The nucleotide sequence GCGCACCTGTGATGGTTCTGACCTCGCCGAGCTTCTCGGCCAGCTCCAGCCAGCCGCGCAGATCGTTGATGTCGTCAAGTGACGCCATGCCACTCACCTCCGTAGTTTCCGGCTCAGTGGTAGAGCGAGTCGATGAAGCCGGACTTCCGCAGCTTGTCGACGTAGCTGTTGTCGATGTATTCGGACGTGTCCTTCGGCATCGTCCCGACCCCTTTCGCCACGGTGGCCGCGAACGCGTCCTTGACCAGGGCGGGATCGACCCTCGGGTCCTTGGCCCAGAGCGGGTTGAAGAAGTCGTACGAATACTCGGCGAGCGCCTTGTCGTTGACTCCGCTGTGTTTCATGATGCTTTTGACCGCGAGATCCTTGTTGTTGTGCAACATGGCCAGACACTCGGTCTCGGACTTCGTGAACGCGCTGACCGCTTTCTGGTTCGCGTCCAGATAGTTGGACTTGACCGTGTAGGCGTTGGCCGCTGCCGGCAGCCCGGTGAAGTCCATGATTTTCTTGAAGCCCTTCTTCCGGGTCTTCGTGCCGGTCGGCGGCTGGGTGACGATCGCGTCCACCGCGCCGTTCTCCAGCGCCGACACCTCGGCGGGGGTCGACTTCAGGAAGATCTTCTGGACGTCGTCGCCCGACCAGCCCTTGCTCTTGACGAGCGAGTCGACGGCCGCGTCCCCCAGCGAGCCCGGTGAACTGAGCCCGATCTTCTTGCCCTTGAGACCTTCACCCGGGGTGACGGACTTCTTCCCCCACATCTCCAGGTAGTAGCGGTTGATCGGCAGAGCCACGTACCGCAGGTCCACCCCCTTGAGATTCATGGCACCGGCGGCGGTCGAGGTGGTGGCGCCCACCCCGATCTGGACGCTGTTGCTCATCAGGGCGGCAACGAGCTGCGAGGAGCTGTTGAGCAGGGTGATCTTGACGTCGAGCCCGTTCTTCTTGAAGACGCCCTGGTCCTCGCAGATGTACAGGTCCGAGTAGGCGGCGCCGATCGCCGTGTAGCCGATCGTCATCTTCATGCTCGTCGGCGGGGTGGCCGCCGACGACGTCACCGCGCAGCCGGTGAGGCTCGCGGCGAGCACGGCGCCCAGCGACAGGCAGAGAGGTGTGGTGATGCGCATGCGGTGCCCCATCAGTCCGTGCCCGACCAGAAGGTGAAACGGCGCTCCAGATAACCGACGCCGCGTGTCAGGACGATGGCCACCACGGCGATGACGGCGATCGACGCCATGGCGTCGTCCATCTCGAAGTTCGAGGTCTGGAGCTGCACTTGATAGCCGAGGCCCGCCGACCCCATGAACAGCTCGGCGACGATCGCGCCGATCAGGGCGCGGCCGACGGCCTGGCGGATGCCGGCGAGTATGTAGGGGAGTGTCGCGGGAAAGGCGACCGAGCGCAGTGTCATCATCCGCGAGGCGCAGAAGACCCGGGAGACCTGTATGTGCGCCTGGTCGAGGTTGCGGGCACCCGCGATCACATTGATGAGCAGTGGGAAGAGCGCGCTCCACACCACGATGACCAGCCGCGCGTTGGAGCCGATGCCGAACCAGAAGATGAGCATCGGCAGGAACACCACATAGGGAACCGAGTACATGATGCTGATGATCGGGTCGGTCAGCCCGTAGAAGATCCTGCTCCGGCCGATCAGCAGCCCGGCCGGTATGCCGACGACGATCGAGATGGCCATGCCGAGGGCCACGATGGAGAGGGTCGACCCGAGCGGATCCCAGAGGGAGCCGGTCCGGACCGCGTCGACCAGCGCGGTGAAGGCGCCCGCCGGTGAGCTGCTGAAGTTCGGATCGACGATCTTCGTCGCTGCGCAGATCTGCCAGGCGCCGAGCACCACGATCATGCCGATGACACCGAGGATGAGATTGAGGTGACGGCCCGCCGGACCCTGCCCGCTCGGCCGCTTCACCATCGGGACGGGGGTGCGGACCCTATCCGACGACAGTTGCGTTGCTGTCATGGTCTTTCGCCCTTCGACCTGGTTGGGTCTGGCTCATCACGAGCCGGAGTATGTAGTCGCTGATCTCCTGGAATTCGGCCGTCCGCTTGATCTGCGCGTCGCGCGGTCGCGGCAGGTCGACCTTGACGACCTCGACCAGATGGGCGGGGCCCGCGGAGAAGACCACGACACGGTCCGCGAGGAACACCGCCTCGGGCACGTCATGGGTCACGAAGACCGCGGTGTTGCCGGTCCGGCCCCCGTCGGACTGCCAGATCCGGGTCAGCTCCTCCTGCATGACCTCGCGGGTCTGCGCGTCGAGGGCCGAGAACGGCTCGTCGAGCAGCAGCAGATCAGGATCGGTGGCGAGCGCGCGGGCCAGATTGACCCGCTGGCTCATGCCGCCGGACAGCTCCCGTGGGTACTTGTCCTCCTTGCCCGCGAGGCCGACCAGCTCCACCAGCTCGGCGACCCTGGCCCGGCCGCTCTCGTCGAGCCGCTTCTGGGCCTTGAGCCCGAACTCGATGTTCGCCACGACGTTTCGCCAGGGGAACAGCGACGACTGCTGGAAGACCAGGGACCTGTCAGGGGCGGCGCCCACTATCTGCTGGTCGTTGAGCTCCAGACGGCCCGAGGTGACCGGGATCAGCCCCGCCAGCGCCGTCAGGAAGGTGGTCTTCCCACAGCCGCTCGGTCCGACGATCGCCACGAACTCGCCCTCGGCGACATCGAACGTCAGCCCGTCGCACGCCAGGGAGAACGCTTCGGAGCGGCGCGACCAGTGGCCGAGCTTGAGGTCTTCTACGACCAGTTTCTGACGCGGATGGTTCACGGATACCTCCTCGATGGGAAGCCGATCACTGCAACCCGTCGCAAAGTGTCGACACTCTGATTCAAGCGCGCGTTCCGGCCGATGTCTAGGGGGTGACGTCCACACGACAGATCTGTTTCAGATGGCGATGGAAGCCCAGTAGGTGAGGGTGAGGGGTCGGATCCGCGAGACTCGGCCCGATTGAGGAGGTCGCGCATGGGATAGATTAAGTGTCGACACTTACCGAGGTGGAGTCGACCAGGAGAGAGCGCCGGGTCGACCACGAAAGGGAGACCGTTGACCGACGATCCAGGATTCGCCCACGTGCGCCAGGTCGACTTCGCGCGCTTCGCCGCGCTCGGCCCCGACGAGCGCCTGTCCCAGAAACTCCTCGACCGCGCCAGCGGGGCAGGCGCGGTCGAGGTGAACTACATACGCACACCGCCGGGCGGCGGCTCGCCCGAGGGCCTGCACACCCATGTCGTCCAGCAGGTGTTCTACGTGCTGGCCGGGACCATGACCGTCGAGGTCGACGGCCGTACGTACGACGCGGGCCCCGGCAGCCTCGTGGTGTTCCCCAAGGGCGTGCCGCACCGCAACTGGAACGCGGGCGACACCGAGACGGTGCACCTGGCGATCAACGCCCCGGCGCCGCAGCTGGACGAGCCCTTCGCAAGGCCCGTCCGCTGACCGTCCGCGCTTCGGGCCGGATCACTCCCGGGTGGCGGTCCCGCACTTCCCGTCGTCAGCGTCCCGCATGCGCTCCTCCATCGACGTGCTCCGGTCGTACGGGTCGACCTCGGGGCCCTCCCCGGCGGCCGGGCGCTCCGCGCGGAACGTGGGCACGAAGTAACCGGTGACGGTGTCACAGCCGCCGTTGGTGGAGTCCACCTTGTAGGAGACGAGCGAGAACGTCCCCGGCTCGGTGATCACCTTCGCCGGATCGTCCCAGCTCATGACGACCTCACGGCGCGCGATGGTGCGTACGACCTCGTCGCTGCCCTGCTCGGCGCGGGTGACCGGATAGACGTACGTGACGTCGGTGGTCACCTCGACCGCGCCGCGCTCTCCCTCCCGGTACGTCATCCGGCCCCGGGTCTTGACGACATCCCCGACGAGCTTGATCTTCGCCTTGGGAAAACGGCTGAACAGCAGCAGCGGATCGTTCTCGCGGGTGGGTGTGACGAACGCGGCCTTCACGTAGTCCCGTACATCGCGCTGACGCGGATTGATCAGCGCGATGGCCTCCGTGGGCCGCTGTCCTGCCAGCACACCCGGATCGAGACTGGACGCGGCGAGGAAGTCCCGGCTCTTTTCGAGCGTCCGCTCCACCTGCTTCTTGGTCATCCAGCCGGTGGCCCGCGCCGCCGGCACGTCGATCCCCGCCGTTCCGTCGGCCCACCGCACCGCCGGTGACCCTCTGAACGGCTCGCGCAGTGTGGGCTGTTGGGCCGCCGCCTGCGTCGCGGGCGGCTGGTCGGGCCGTTCCGACTCCGCCGCGAGCGGTGTGTTTCCGTTTCCGTCGTCGCCGCCGAACCATCCGGTGACCCGGTCAGGTGCCACCGCCACAACGATCAGCGCGACCAGCACCAGCAGCCCGACCACGTACCAGGCCTTGCCCTTGCGGCTCTTGGCCGGCTGGTGGGTCCGCCATCCCTGCGGCTGCCCGGACTGCTCGCGCAGCCGCCGCGTCACCATCCGGGCCCGGGCCGACGGCTCCTCGGGCGCACTCGGCGCCCCCGCCTCGGACTCCCGCAGAAAACGTTCCCACTCCTCGTCCGATATGGACGAGTCACCCTTACCCACCCCGAGATCCCCCTCGTACGCACTCAACCGGCGCTCCCCAGGGCCAGTTGCCGTCCTGCATCATCACATACGGCAACCCTAAGGGTTGAGCACGATCTTGCCGGCGACGGTGCCCGATTCGGCCAGCCGCATGGCGTCCGCGACGCTGGTCAGCGGCAGTTGGGCGGCGATCTGGGCGGTCACGTCACCCCGCTTCAGCGCCGCGAAGACCTGCGTGAGGTCGGCGCGCAGCCGGGCCCTGAACCGGTCCTTGCCCAGCGACCGCCCCGCCCAGATGTTGAAGAAGTAGGCGCGGCGGCGGTTGGGCAGCGCGTTCCACAGCCACACCCGGCCGAGCAGCTTGATCACCGGCCACTGCTTGGAGCCGGTGTCGTCGCGGGTGGAGGCGCTGCCGTACGAGACGAGCGTGCCGTCCGGCGCGAGGAGGCCCCAGGAGTCGACGACGCTCCGGCCGCCGACGTGGTCGAAGACGGCGTCCACACCGCCGGGGGCCAGTTCGCGCACCCGCGCCGCGACATTCCCCGCGCGGTAGTCGACGGGGACGACGCCCCGTTCCCGCAGGGCGTCGTGGTGGCGCTTCGACGCCGTACCGATCACCTTCACACCGGCGGCCTGTGCGAGCTGCACCAGGACCGAGCCGACACCGCCGTTGGCGCCGTGCACCAGGACGGTCTGCCCGGCGCGGACGCAGGCCTTGCGGTGCAGCATCTGCCAGGCGGTGATGCCGTTGACCACCACGGTCTCCGCCTCGGCGGCGCCGATCCCCTCGGGCACCTCCACCACGTCCGCCGCCTCGATCACCACATGGCTGGCCCAGCCGCCTACCTTGACCAGCGCGGCGACCCGGGTGCCGACCAGTCCCGGCTCGACGCCCTGGCCGGCCGTCAGCACCGTACCGACCACGTCGTAGCCGGGCACGAAGGGGAACGGCGGCTGGTCGTAGTACCGGCCGCGGCGCATCTGCTGCTCGGCGAAGGAGACCCCGGTCGCCTCCATCAGGACCACGACCTGGCCGGGGCCCGCGGAGGGGACGGCGCCGCGCCTGATCTGCAGTCCCTCCGGCTCGACCTTGCCGGGCAGGACGACCTCGACGAGTCCTTCGGTGCTCATGGCGACCTCCGCATGCTCTGTGATTCGTTATCGTGCTTCGCGTTAGTTAGAAGCTATAACGAAGGAGAGTGAGAGTCAATAGATCCAGTGATAGCCTCTAACTGGAGCTGGTGGATACGGGAGATGTGGAAGGTGGCAGGCCATGGCGGAGACGGGCACACGGACCCCGCGCGAGCGCTACCGCACGCAGGTGCGTGCGGAGATCAAGGAACGCGCGTGGGAGCAGATGGCCTCGGCCGGGGCGTCGGCGCTCTCCCTCAACGCCATCGCCAAGGGGATGGGCATGAGCGGACCCGCGCTCTACCGGTACTTCGCCGGCCGGGACGAGCTGATGACCGAGCTCATCAGGGACTCGTACCGCAGTCTCGCCGACGCCTTCGGCGCCGCCGCCGCATCGGGGCCCGACGTGGCCGCGCTGGCACACGCCCTGCGCGACTGGGCGCTCGCCGATCCGCAGCGGTACTTCCTCGTCTACGGCACGCCCGTGCCCGGGTATCACGCGCCCGCCGACATCACCGGGATCGCGGCCGAGATCATGGCGGCACTGCTCGACGCCTACACGGCGTCGGCGTCGCCCCCGTCCGTATCCGCGCCCCCGGACGGAGCGCCCACGGAAGCGCCCACCCGAGCGGCGACCACCTTCGACACACACCTCGAAGACCACAGGCAGTGGGCCGAAGGTCACCCCGCCCCGGTCGCCGCGCTGCGCCGGGCGCTGGCGTTCTGGACCCGGCTGCACGGCGTGCTGTCCCTGGAACTCGCGGGGCACTTCGCCGGGATGACCTTCGACCCCGCGCTGCTCTTCGAGGCCGAACTGGAAGGCCTGACCACGGTCACACCGGGTTGACGAGCACCTTCAGCGCCTCGCGGTCGGCCATGGCCCGGTAGCCGTCCGGCACCTCGTCCATGCTCACCGTACGGTCGAAGACCCGGCCCGGCTCGACCGTACCGTCCAGGACGTCGGGCAGCAGCTCCTCGATGTAGGCGCGGGCCGGGGCCACACCGCCGGTGAGGGTGATGTTGCGCAGGAAGACGGGGAAGTCCATCGGGACGTCCCGGTACTGCGGGGCGCCGACGCGGCTGATGGTGCCGCCGGACCGCACCACGCCCAGGGCGGTGTCGATGGCCGGCTTCAGGCCGACGCACTCCAGGACCGTGTGGGTGCCGTCACCATCGGTCAGCTCGCGGACCTTCTCGATGCCCTCGTCGCCACGCTCGGCGACGACATCGGTGGCGCCGAAGTCCTGGCCGAGATCCGTACGGTCCTTGTGCCGGCCCATGAGGATGATCCGCTCGGCGCCCAGCCGTTTGGCCGCCAGCACCGCCGAAAGACCCACGGCGCCGTCGCCGACGACCGTCACCGTCGTACGGGGTCCGACACCTGCGGTCACCGCGCAGTGGTGGCCGGTGGAGAACACGTCCGAGAGCGTCAGCAGCGACGGCAGCAGCGCGGAGTCCTCGCCGACGGGCAGCTTCACCAGCGTGCCCTGCGCCTGCGGTACCCGTACCGCCTCGCCCTGGCCGCCGTCCACGCCGTCGGATCCCCAGCCGCCGCCGTGCCGGCAGGAGGTCTGCAGCCCTTCCTGGCAGAAGTCGCAGGTGTTGTCGGCCCATACGAAGGGCGCCACCACGACGTCGCCGCGCTTCAGCCCCGACACCTCGGCGCCGGTCTCCTCCACCACGCCCAGGAATTCGTGGCCAATCCTGGCGCCCGTGTCGGAGGCTGGCCTGGAACCGTAGGGCCACAGGTCACTGCCGCAGATACAGGAGCGCAGTACGCGCACCACCGCGTCGGTGGGCTGCCGGATCTTGGGGTCGGGCACGTCCTCCACCCGTATGTCGCCTGCGCCGTAAATAAGAGTCGCTCGCATGAATTGCCTTTCGGTCCGCGGGTCGGTCCACCCGCCGACACTCGCCTGCCCCCGTCACGATCAACGGTGGCACGGGGTGGGGGCCAGGGCAACTGCCCTGGCCCCCACCCCGGATTACCGTCGCGCGTCAGGCGCGGTGCTCGCCGTAGTAGCCGCCGACCTGCTCGTGATAGCCCGCGTCACCGGTGTGCTTGTCCTTGTCGAACTCGGGCGCGTTCTTGATCTGGTCCTTGGTCCGGTCGACAAAGACCTTCTTGTCGTCGGTGTCGATGCGGCTGACGGTGCCGGCGGGCAGCAGGACGTGCTTCCCGAAGATCCATACGCCGGTGTCAACCACCAGGTAGGAGGAGCCCACCTCGTCGGAGTGCTTGTCGACCTTGCCGATGCTGCCGTCGGTCGCCTCGACCTTGAAGCCGGTCAGATCGGCGCCGGCGGAGTGGCCGGTCGTCGGCTGGTAACCCCAGATGTTGCTGCTCATAAAGATGGCTCCTCATTTGTTTATGGGCCACGGATAATCGTGCGTCCGTGGCGCGGCGGGTATTTGCTGATGAACCGCGTGCCCGGCGATTCCGGCCCTACACATCACTTCCGGCCGACTTCCGGCCGGCCGAAACCCGTACCGAAAAGAGACAGAAAAAGCAAAAGAAGATTTCGCCGTGTGCCCGGGAATTCCGTGGTCATGCGTCGCGGCGCGTGCTCGTCGCCGGCGCACCGGCGGTGTAGGCCGATCGAGTCGTTCTGCGGGCGCTTCCGCGTTGCGCGGTGGACTGGCGGGGCGTCAGGGCATTCAGTGACCCGGTGTCAGCCAGTATGACAATCGTTCTAACGCGAAAGAGGCCTCGAATGAGAATCCACGTGCGTGCGGACCGCGGTGGCGCGCGGCTCGGGTCGGCCCTTGTCGCCGCGGTGGCCGTGGGCGGCGTGTCCCTGATGGGCGCCGTGCCGGCTTCGGCGGCGCCCGGTGACAGCGGTGTGATCCGGATCCATGCCGCAGGGGTGCCGGCGGCGAACACGAGCGACGCGCCCAAGGTCTGCTCGTTCAACCTCTCGGCGGTCAACTTCCAGACCGTACCGTCCGTCACCTACACGATCTCCCCGCTCCCGAAGGCGGCAGGCAAGCCGACGCTGACGGGCCAGCTCGCGCTGAAGCAGGGCAAGGGCGCGACCCCGGACACCGCGCTGCCCGACGGCACCTACCAGCTCAGCTGGACCTTCCCCGGCGGAGTGCCCAAGCAGAAGACGTTCAAGGTCAACTGCGGCGGGGCCGGCGACGCGAAGCCGCAGGGTCCGGTGAGCGCGGGTGGCGGCGGCGTCCCGCCGATCGGCGGCGCCGGCGGCGGACACTCCACGGCGGGGCCGCTGCTCGCGGCGACCGCCCTGGGTACGGCCGCGCTGTTCGCGGTGCGGTGGGCCCGCCGGCGTATGCCCAGTGCGGCATAACGAGCGCCCTCGTCGTCGCCGTCGCCGGGGCCCCAGCCGCGCGTGCCGCCTGGCCATCACGCTCAGCGTGTGCTCGCTGCTGGTGACCGGAGTCGTGAAGGGGTGCGGCGGCGAGGAGCCCGCCGCCGCACCCCAGCTCGGCAAGGCGCGCGCCGCGGGGGCCGCCGTCACCGCACACGCCCGACCGGTGGTCAACCACGCTCCGCTGCCGCCGTCTGCGCCCAAGAAGGTGGCGGTGCCGGGCATCATGATCGAGGCTCCGGTCATGCGACTGTCCCTCGCCCGGGACGGCCGGCTCGGTACGCCGCCGATGAGCAAGCCGCGCTGGGTCGGCTGGTACGCGGCCGGCCCGTCCCCCGGCGAACGGGGAACAGCCGTCGTCGTGGGGCACCGTGACACCACGACGGGCCCCGCGATCTTCCTCAACCTCAACGCGCTGCACCCCGGTGACCTCGTCAAGGTGCGGCGGGCCGACCACCGTACGGCGGTCTTCACGGTCGACTCCGTGAAGACGTACACGCGGGGGTCGTTCCCGAACCGGCAGGTCTACGGCGACACGGGCCGCGCCGAACTCCGGCTCCTCACCTGCGGCGGCCGGTTCGACCACAAGAAGGGCTACTCCGCGAACGTCGTGGTCTTCGCCCACCTCACCGGCGTCACCACCCCGTGACCGTGGTGTCCACCTCGACCCACGGCGCGTCCACCGCGACCCGGTCGAACGCGTCATGGGTCAGGGCGTGCGGCGGCTGTCGTCGCATCCACCTCACCCGCGGCGCCGTGGGTGGATTCGGCCGTGCGGGTCAGGCGGCTGTGTCTGTCAGATGTCGGCGAGGCGGGGAATGACGGTCCTGCCGATCGTCTCGATGTATTCGACCGGGTCCGGGGTCCCCGGCATCACCTGGACGTGATCGACGCCGAGCCGCGCGTACTGTTCCATCTCTGCGAGGAACCCGTCGGGGTCGGCGAACGGGTCCCCGCCCAGGATGGTCTTCTCGATCTCGGCGATGTCGCGGCCCTCGCGCTCACAGTGCTCGGCCAGCACCCGCAGCTTGTGGGCGACTTCGTCGGGGGTCGTGGCGAACAGGTTGCACGCGTCCCCGTACTTGGCGACCAGACGCAGCGTCTTCTTCTCGCCGCTGCCGCCGATCAGGATCGGCGGGTGCGGCTGCTGCAGCGGGCGCGGGGAGCAGATCGTCTCGGCGAGCTGGTAGTGCCGCCCGTTGTACGGGCCTTCGTCGTCGCTCCACATCTGGCGGACGATCTGCAGCGTCTCCTCCAGCAGTTCGAAGCGCTCGGCGACCGGTGGGAACGTCACACCGTACGCGCGGTGTTCGCGCTCGTACCAGGCCGCCCCGATGCCCAGCATCGCGCGGCCCCCGGACAGTACGTCCAGGGTCGTCACGGTCTTCGCCAGCAGCGCGGGGTTGCGGTACGTCACACCCGTGACCAGCAGGCCGAGCCGTACGCGGCTGGTCCTCGCCGCCAGGAAACCGAGGGAGGTGTACCCCTCCAGCATCGGGTCCTGGGCGGTGGCCAACTGCTCCATCTGGAGCCAGTGGTCCATGAGTGTGACCCAGGCACAGCCCGCGTCGTCGGCGCTCTCGGCGGCCTTGGCCAAGGTTTCGGCGAGCGAGGGCGCGCCCCCCGGCAGGGTGTGGTTGGCGAAATGGATGCCCAGTTTCACGGCGATTCCTCTGTCTGTGGTCGTGACGTGTCTGTAGTCGTGACGCCGGCCCGGTCCTGCGCGGCGTCGTCAGCAAGAGCCTGGCACTTCCGATCAGCCGGCGGGGAAGCTGACACGGGTCAGATCCTCAGAAACTGTCCACATCCGTGTCGCTTCGGCCTCGTCGCGCGCGGGCTTGTAGACGTCCTGCTCGGCGGGTGCGCCGCCGAGGTGCTGGAAGCCGCTCGGCCCGTAGAAGGCGCCGCCGCGCGCCGCCGGGCCGGTCGCCGCGTACAGCGAGGGCAGCGGACCGTCCTCCAGCGGCTGGAAGAGGAACCCGGCCCGGGCGAACGCGCGGATCAGCCTCAGCGGCGGCGCGTCCTTGGTCCTGCCCATGTGCGGCTGCGCGGCCAGCAGATTGCTGGGCGTGATGCCCGGGTGGGCCGCGTTGCTGGTGATGCCCCAGCCGCCAGCCCGGCTGCGCCGCTCCAGCTCCAGGGCGAACATCAGCACCGCGATCTTGGACTGACTGTAGGCGCGGCTGCCGTTGTACGAGTCTTTCCAGGCCAGGTCGTCCCAGTTGATGCCGCCGGTGCGCGCGCCGACGCTCGTCTGGGAGGTCACGCGCGCCGACCCCGCGCGCAGCAGCGGCAGGAGGTGGGCGGTGAGGGCGAAGTGGCCCAGGTGGTTGGTCCCGAACTGCAGCTCGAAGCCGTCCTCGGTCTCCTGACGGGCGGGCGGAGTCATCAAACCGGCGTTGTTGACAAGGATGTTGACGGGCCGGCCCTCGCCGTTGAGCGTCGCGCCGAGCGCGGCGACGGAGGCCAGCGACGCCAGGTCCAGTTCGCGGGTGGACACCTTCGCCGCGGGGTGGTCGGCCTTGATCCGCTCGACGGCCGCCGCGCCCTTGGCCGCGTTACGCACCGGCAGGACGACATCGGCCCCCGCCGCGGCGAGCCGCCCGGCCAGCCCGAGCCCGATCCCGTCGCTGCCGCCGGTCACCACGGCCAGCTTGCCGGACAGCTCGGGCACGGTGAGATCAAGCGTGGAACGGGACATCAGCTGCTCCTTCATGATCACGGCCGGAACAGCCCCTTTACCCGTATGTCCAAGGGAATTACCGGCCCTCACGGACAACACTCGCGCGGTCGCGCACATGGATGAAGGCACAACAGATCCAGGGACCGCCGATCCCCCCTTCGCGCGCGTGCCGGAGGTCAGCCGCCGGCGGGGGCGTACTGCGCGGCCTGCGCGGCGAACATCGCGGCGTACCGCCCCTGGGCTGCGACGAGTTCGTCGTGGCTGCCGTGCTCGGTCAGCCGTCCGTGGTGCAGGACGTAGATACGGTCGGCATGGCGGACGCCGGACATGCGGTGGGTGACGAGGACGACGGCCCGGTGCGGCGCGGTGAGCCTGCGGATACGGTCGAACGCGGCGATCTCGGCCTCCGGGTCGAGGGCGGAGGTCGGCTCGTCCACGATGAGGACGCTGTCGGCCTGTGACGTCGAACTGCGCCAGTGGGTACGGGCCAGGCCCACCTTCTGCCACTCACCGCCGGACAGTTCGCTGGCCCCGCGGAACATCAGCGCCAGCAGGCTCCGCAGGCCGTCGGGCAGTTTCTCGATGACCGGTCCCGCTCCCGCGTAGTCGATGGACGGCTGGAGGTCGCCGGGGGCCGCCTCGTGGGACGGCCGGCCGATGCGGATGTTCAACGCCGCTGTCACGGGCCAGCGTTGGAAGTCCTGGGTGAGCAGGGAGACCCGGTCGAAGACCTCGGAACGGTCCAGCGAGGCCACATCGGCGTCGCCCCACAACACACTTCCGCCCTGCGGGAGCAACAGCCCCGACAGCACCTTCATCAGTGTGCTCTTGCCCGAACCGTTCTCGCCGACCACGGCGGTGACCGAGCCCATCGGCAGGGTGAGCGACACTCCGTCCAGGGCGGGGAAGTCACGGTCCGGGTAGCGGTATGTGACGTCGGCGAGGACGACTTCCCTTACCCGCAGGGGAACGGGATCGCCGCCGCCGGGGATGGTGCGCCGCTTCGCCTCGGCCAGGAAGCGGGAGTGGTCGCGCACGTACAGCGACTCCTCGTGCAGTGTGTTGAGTTGCATCACCAGGGCGCCCAGGCTCGCCGACCCGGAGCGTACGGCGATCACGGCGGTGCCGGCGACGGCCAGGCTCATGTGCCCGCTGACGGTCAGCCAGAACATGGCGCCGTACGTCGCCGCCATGGCCACCCCGGACAGTGCCGCGGCCACCCACTCGGTGACGGCCTTGCTCGCCGCCAGCCGCTCCTGCTCCGCCTCGGCGCTCTCGGCCATGCGCTCGTAACGGCTGAGCAGGAAGCGCCCGACGGCGTGGATGCGCACTTCCTGGGCGGCGGTGCGTTCGGTGAGCAGATTGCCGATGAGCCGGCTGGCCCGGACATGCTCGATCCAGCTCATGGCCGACACGTACCGCTCCTGCGCCACGCGCATCGCACCCCAGCCGCGCGGCGCCGCGATGAGGATCAGCATGGGCAGCAGGAGCGGATGCAGGATGGTCAGGACACCGGCCGTGGAGACCAGCGAGATGGTGCCGTTCAGCGCGGCCACACAGGCCCCGATCATGCGGCTCGCGGATGCGGCGCCGTACTGGGCGACGTCGATCAGCCGGCGGAACTGCGGGTCCTCGATGGCCTCCAGCTCCACCGAGGCCGCTGCGGCCAGGTACTGCGTCGTGGCGATCCGCTCCACGAGAGGTTCCAGCCGTCCTGCCCGCGAGGTGGACCAGCCGGCCAGCGCCGAGTTGACGACGGCGGCCCCGGCGCCGGCGAGCACGCCGGGCAGCAGCGCGTGCAGCCGCTCCACCGTTGTGCCCGCGCCGAGCAGCGCGTGCATGACGGCGTTGACCGCGAGCAGTCCGACGGCGGCCGCCACGCCCTGGCCTATCTCGCTGACGGCGACGGCGAGCAACGCCCGCCGGTCCGCGTGCCACGCGATCCGCAGGGTCGCCCCGACGAGCCTCGGCATCGAGCGCAGAGCGGACAGCAGGGTCAGGTCGAGCGCTGCGTGCTCGTGCTGGGACCAGCCCATGTCGTACCGTAACGGGCCGCCGAACAGCTCCTGTTCGGCGTCGGAGACCTGCGGCTCGGCCATCCGTACGCGTCCGAAGAGTCTTCTCACGGGCTGCCTCCCAGAGCGGATCCGCCGGCGCCTGTCGGCGGTTCGCGAAGAGCCGTCGTCGC is from Streptomyces sp. NBC_00370 and encodes:
- a CDS encoding zinc-dependent alcohol dehydrogenase family protein — encoded protein: MRATLIYGAGDIRVEDVPDPKIRQPTDAVVRVLRSCICGSDLWPYGSRPASDTGARIGHEFLGVVEETGAEVSGLKRGDVVVAPFVWADNTCDFCQEGLQTSCRHGGGWGSDGVDGGQGEAVRVPQAQGTLVKLPVGEDSALLPSLLTLSDVFSTGHHCAVTAGVGPRTTVTVVGDGAVGLSAVLAAKRLGAERIILMGRHKDRTDLGQDFGATDVVAERGDEGIEKVRELTDGDGTHTVLECVGLKPAIDTALGVVRSGGTISRVGAPQYRDVPMDFPVFLRNITLTGGVAPARAYIEELLPDVLDGTVEPGRVFDRTVSMDEVPDGYRAMADREALKVLVNPV
- a CDS encoding PRC-barrel domain-containing protein yields the protein MSSNIWGYQPTTGHSAGADLTGFKVEATDGSIGKVDKHSDEVGSSYLVVDTGVWIFGKHVLLPAGTVSRIDTDDKKVFVDRTKDQIKNAPEFDKDKHTGDAGYHEQVGGYYGEHRA
- a CDS encoding class F sortase, whose amino-acid sequence is MTGVVKGCGGEEPAAAPQLGKARAAGAAVTAHARPVVNHAPLPPSAPKKVAVPGIMIEAPVMRLSLARDGRLGTPPMSKPRWVGWYAAGPSPGERGTAVVVGHRDTTTGPAIFLNLNALHPGDLVKVRRADHRTAVFTVDSVKTYTRGSFPNRQVYGDTGRAELRLLTCGGRFDHKKGYSANVVVFAHLTGVTTP
- a CDS encoding LLM class F420-dependent oxidoreductase, whose amino-acid sequence is MKLGIHFANHTLPGGAPSLAETLAKAAESADDAGCAWVTLMDHWLQMEQLATAQDPMLEGYTSLGFLAARTSRVRLGLLVTGVTYRNPALLAKTVTTLDVLSGGRAMLGIGAAWYEREHRAYGVTFPPVAERFELLEETLQIVRQMWSDDEGPYNGRHYQLAETICSPRPLQQPHPPILIGGSGEKKTLRLVAKYGDACNLFATTPDEVAHKLRVLAEHCEREGRDIAEIEKTILGGDPFADPDGFLAEMEQYARLGVDHVQVMPGTPDPVEYIETIGRTVIPRLADI
- a CDS encoding SDR family oxidoreductase — translated: MSRSTLDLTVPELSGKLAVVTGGSDGIGLGLAGRLAAAGADVVLPVRNAAKGAAAVERIKADHPAAKVSTRELDLASLASVAALGATLNGEGRPVNILVNNAGLMTPPARQETEDGFELQFGTNHLGHFALTAHLLPLLRAGSARVTSQTSVGARTGGINWDDLAWKDSYNGSRAYSQSKIAVLMFALELERRSRAGGWGITSNAAHPGITPSNLLAAQPHMGRTKDAPPLRLIRAFARAGFLFQPLEDGPLPSLYAATGPAARGGAFYGPSGFQHLGGAPAEQDVYKPARDEAEATRMWTVSEDLTRVSFPAG
- a CDS encoding ABC transporter ATP-binding protein, with amino-acid sequence MAEPQVSDAEQELFGGPLRYDMGWSQHEHAALDLTLLSALRSMPRLVGATLRIAWHADRRALLAVAVSEIGQGVAAAVGLLAVNAVMHALLGAGTTVERLHALLPGVLAGAGAAVVNSALAGWSTSRAGRLEPLVERIATTQYLAAAASVELEAIEDPQFRRLIDVAQYGAASASRMIGACVAALNGTISLVSTAGVLTILHPLLLPMLILIAAPRGWGAMRVAQERYVSAMSWIEHVRASRLIGNLLTERTAAQEVRIHAVGRFLLSRYERMAESAEAEQERLAASKAVTEWVAAALSGVAMAATYGAMFWLTVSGHMSLAVAGTAVIAVRSGSASLGALVMQLNTLHEESLYVRDHSRFLAEAKRRTIPGGGDPVPLRVREVVLADVTYRYPDRDFPALDGVSLTLPMGSVTAVVGENGSGKSTLMKVLSGLLLPQGGSVLWGDADVASLDRSEVFDRVSLLTQDFQRWPVTAALNIRIGRPSHEAAPGDLQPSIDYAGAGPVIEKLPDGLRSLLALMFRGASELSGGEWQKVGLARTHWRSSTSQADSVLIVDEPTSALDPEAEIAAFDRIRRLTAPHRAVVLVTHRMSGVRHADRIYVLHHGRLTEHGSHDELVAAQGRYAAMFAAQAAQYAPAGG